Proteins co-encoded in one Ananas comosus cultivar F153 linkage group 15, ASM154086v1, whole genome shotgun sequence genomic window:
- the LOC109721007 gene encoding protein FAM133-like: MRRSEDEGRCKRHPEHRLCKGVCPYCLRERLSHISASSSSTTTMNTSSTTSSPYSSNSELPSPTTSSLLKDPKETATTATARLSEGLRKSRSLAFVIKEEEEKEGKKMMEENMDRDKKSNKNKNKDKKSKNKKKVGRFLSKLIVGSERRRKQVDGDQLFHSKTMKEKPSSKWVWF; the protein is encoded by the coding sequence atgaggaGATCAGAGGATGAAGGGAGGTGCAAGAGACACCCAGAACACAGGCTATGCAAAGGAGTTTGCCCATATTGCTTAAGAGAGAGGCTCTCTCACATctcagcttcttcttcttctacaaCCACCATGAAcacctcctccaccacctcttcTCCCTACTCATCCAACTCTGAGCTCCCCTCCCCCACCACCTCTTCTCTTCTCAAAGACCCCAAGGAGacagcaacaacagcaacagcaaGGCTCTCTGAAGGGCTAAGGAAGAGCAGGTCATTGGCTTTTGTCataaaggaggaggaggagaaggaggggaagaagatgatggaggagaACATGGACAGGGATAAAAAGAGTAATAAGAATAAGAACAAGGACAAGAAGAGCAAGAACAAGAAGAAGGTGGGGAGGTTTCTGTCTAAGCTTATTGTTGGAtcagagaggaggaggaagcagGTGGATGGTGATCAGTTGTTTCATTCCAAGACCATGAAGGAGAAGCCTTCTTCAAAGTGGGTATGGTTTTAA
- the LOC109721266 gene encoding uncharacterized protein At1g04910-like, with protein MQRRRLRARGVSLLRWMLTCATGAIALGALLAVHVFPSSGVPSISGALKLREQQNGIGRRGRWRWSGELRWTQEFAPPQLSKLSSSAKKLNSEATVLELSKLWKSPSNRDFAPCVAPTSNYLPPSESRGYLVVYTNGGLNQMRAGISDMVAVARLINATLVIPKLDKRSFWQDSSNFSDVFDEDHFIQSLSNDAKIVKKVPKELAPTTKVRIHFRSWSGVAYYQDEIYRLWDEYKVIRAAKADSRLANNNLPPDIQKLRCRAFYGALHFAPKIEALGKLLVERMRSYGPYIALHLRYEKDMLAFSGCTYGLSPAEVDELTRIREDTTYWKVKDIDSLDQRAKGHCPLTPKEVGIFLSSLGYPSSTPIYIAAGEIYGGDSHMAELASRFPTLMSKEKLASAEELEPFTHHASQMAALDYIVSVESDVFIPSYSGNMARAVEGHRRYLGHRKTITPDRKALVRLFDKVARGSLKEGKKLSNMIQEIHRRRQGSPRKRKGPLSGTKGMERFRSEEAFYENPLPDCLCQQRSQGNGVAL; from the exons ATGCAGAGGCGCAGGTTAAGGGCGAGAGGCGTATCCCTCCTGCGGTGGATGCTAACGTGCGCCACGGGCGCCATAGCCCTTGGGGCGCTCCTCGCCGTACACGTGTTCCCCTCCTCCGGCGTTCCCTCCATCTCCGGCGCTCTCAAGCTCCGCGAG CAACAAAACGGGATCGGGCGCCGGGGGCGGTGGCGGTGGAGCGGCGAGCTGCGGTGGACGCAGGAGTTCGCGCCGCCCCAACTCTCCAAACTGTCCTCTTCCGCCAAAAAG TTGAATAGCGAGGCCACGGTTTTGGAGTTGTCGAAGCTCTGGAAGTCTCCGTCGAACCGGGATTTCGCGCCCTGTGTGGCTCCAACTTCAAATTATTTGC CTCCTTCAGAGTCGAGAGGTTACTTGGTAGTTTACACCAATGGCGGGCTAAACCAGATGCGCGCTGGG ATATCTGACATGGTGGCCGTTGCCCGTCTGATTAATGCAACACTTGTTATTCCAAAACTCGACAAGAGATCATTTTGGCAAGATTCTAG CAATTTCTCTGATGTTTTTGATGAAGACCATTTTATTCAGTCCCTGTCGAATGACGCGAAAATTGTTAAAAAGGTGCCGAAGGAGTTGGCACCTACTACCAAAGTACGAATACATTTTAGGAGTTGGTCTGGTGTTGCATACTACCAAGATGAGATATATCGGTTGTGGGATGAGTATAAG GTCATTCGAGCTGCTAAAGCTGATTCGCGACTTGCTAACAATAACCTTCCCCCTGACATTCAGAAGCTTCGTTGTCGTGCCTTTTACGGGGCACTTCATTTTGCCCCCAAAATAGAGGCTCTAGGAAAA TTATTAGTAGAAAGAATGAGGTCGTACGGTCCCTATATCGCTTTGCATTTGCGGTATGAGAAGGACATGCTTGCGTTCAGCGGGTGCACATATGGCTTATCTCCTGCTGAAGTGGATGAACTAACAAGGATTAG AGAGGATACTACCTACTGGAAGGTGAAGGACATCGATTCACTAGATCAAAGGGCGAAGGGCCACTGCCCCTTGACTCCGAAGGAAGTTGGGATTTTTCTTTCATCTCTAGGATATCCGTCGAGTACTCCAATTTATATTGCGGCAGGGGAGATATATGGTGGAGACTCTCATATGGCCGAACTCGCATCCCGGTTTCCTACTTTAATGAGCAAG GAGAAATTGGCATCGGCAGAGGAGCTCGAACCCTTCACTCATCATGCATCACAAATGGCCGCTTTAGACTACATCGTATCAGTAGAAAGCGATGTATTTATCCCCTCCTATTCAGGCAACATGGCGAGGGCGGTTGAAGGTCACCGCCGTTATCTTGGTCATAGGAAAACAATTACTCCCGACCG GAAAGCACTAGTACGCTTGTTTGATAAAGTCGCGCGTGGTTCCCTGAAGGAAGGGAAGAAGCTTTCAAACATGATACAGGAAATTCACAGAAGACG GCAAGGATCGCCCCGAAAGAGAAAGGGCCCGCTTTCTGGAACGAAGGGCATGGAACGGTTTCGATCGGAAGAAGCTTTTTATGAGAATCCTCTTCCTGATTGCCTATGTCAGCAGAGATCTCAAGGAAATGGAGTGGCTCTCTAG